A window of the Gossypium hirsutum isolate 1008001.06 chromosome A05, Gossypium_hirsutum_v2.1, whole genome shotgun sequence genome harbors these coding sequences:
- the LOC107897024 gene encoding nudix hydrolase 16, mitochondrial, whose translation MSDLVARTGRLQQRYENGYRLVAGCIPFRYRCLDESHHENSENVVEVLMINSTSGPGLLFPKGGWENDETVEEAAVREAIEEAGVRGDLLDFVGDYNFKSKTHEDEFSPEGLCKAAMFALLVKEELNSWPEQSTRIRSWLTISQAIQNCRHAWMKEALEYGFCKWLAQKRKTTS comes from the exons ATGTCGGATTTAGTGGCCCGTACAGGTCGGCTTCAGCAAAGGTACGAGAACGGCTATCGGCTTGTCGCTGG GTGTATTCCATTTAGGTATAGATGTTTAGATGAGTCACACCATGAAAATTCTGAAAATGTGGTTGAAGTATTGATGATCAACTCAACTAGCGGACCAGGTCTTTTGTTTCCTAAG GGAGGTTGGGAGAATGATGAAACTGTCGAAGAGGCTGCAGTGAGGGAAGCAATTGAAGAAGCTGGAGTCCGAGGAGATTTATTG gATTTCGTAGGAGATTATAATTTTAAGAGCAAAACTCATGAAGATGAATTCAGTCCTGAAGGATTATGTAAAGCAGcaatgtttgctttgttggtaaAGGAGGAATTAAATTCATGGCCGGAGCAAAGCACTCGTATAAGAAGTTGGCTAACCATATCACAAGCAATTCAGAATTGTAGGCATGCATGGATGAAAGAGGCTTTGGAGTATGGTTTTTGTAAGTGGCTTGCACAAAAGAGGAAGACGACTTCCTAA